A single Buchnera aphidicola (Hyperomyzus lactucae) DNA region contains:
- the gshA gene encoding glutamate--cysteine ligase, translating into MIQDISKKIAFLKANPKILKSIFRGIERETLRIEKNGSFSKKMHPYLIGSPLTHRWITTDFSENLLEFITPTSNNIDYLLSFLKDLHCFTALKTKNELMWPFSIPYFYESKTNIPIAQYGNSNLGKMKTIYRIGLKNRYGDLPNTISGVHYNFSLPVIFWDHWKKTTNKKNNTDYVSACYLNLMRNYYRFGWIIPYLFGASPAISPSFLKNKKTKYLFKKNKENILYLPWSTSLRLSDIGYTNVNSIDLNIMFNDLNSYIKSLKKAIETPSKQFINIGLKDINGNFKQLNTNILQMENELYIQIRPKRKTNNGESLIEALKNRGIEYVEIRSLDINPFSPIGISKKQILFLDLFLIWCALIDLPQIDTMDFSLTNKNWETIIFEGRKPNQEIYINNKYEKKTLIEVSKIIFKDLDQIASILDYNEDNVLYQKTCHEMKLFFQDPDLTYSAQFLKFLIRSGIKKTGLYLANKYHKKFIDKNYLNINQNILEKETIRSHQKTKKIEESDMLSFEQYIKK; encoded by the coding sequence GCTTTTTTAAAAGCAAACCCAAAAATTTTAAAAAGTATTTTTCGAGGAATTGAACGTGAAACCTTAAGAATTGAAAAAAATGGAAGTTTTTCTAAAAAAATGCACCCATACTTAATCGGTTCACCTTTAACACACAGATGGATCACTACAGATTTTTCTGAAAATTTGTTAGAATTTATTACACCTACTAGTAATAATATAGATTATCTATTATCTTTTTTAAAAGATCTCCACTGTTTTACAGCTTTAAAGACAAAAAATGAACTCATGTGGCCCTTCAGTATACCTTACTTTTATGAAAGTAAAACAAATATTCCAATTGCTCAATACGGTAATTCTAATCTTGGAAAAATGAAAACCATTTATCGAATAGGTCTAAAAAATCGCTATGGTGATCTTCCAAATACTATTTCAGGTGTACATTACAATTTTTCATTACCCGTAATTTTTTGGGATCATTGGAAGAAAACAACAAATAAAAAGAATAATACTGACTATGTTTCAGCATGCTATTTAAATTTAATGAGAAATTATTATCGATTCGGTTGGATCATTCCGTACTTATTTGGAGCTTCTCCAGCAATATCCCCATCTTTTTTAAAAAATAAAAAAACAAAATATCTATTCAAAAAAAACAAAGAAAATATATTGTATTTGCCATGGTCTACTTCATTAAGACTCAGCGATATTGGATATACTAATGTTAATAGTATAGATTTAAATATTATGTTTAATGATTTAAACTCATATATTAAATCATTAAAAAAAGCTATAGAAACACCATCAAAACAATTTATTAATATAGGATTAAAAGATATAAATGGTAATTTTAAACAATTAAATACCAATATTCTACAAATGGAAAATGAACTTTATATACAAATCAGGCCTAAAAGAAAAACGAATAATGGCGAATCACTAATAGAAGCTCTAAAAAATAGAGGAATTGAATATGTAGAAATACGTTCTTTAGATATTAATCCATTTTCACCTATAGGTATAAGCAAAAAACAAATACTTTTTTTAGATCTATTCTTGATTTGGTGTGCTCTAATTGACTTGCCTCAAATTGATACAATGGATTTTTCATTAACAAATAAAAATTGGGAAACAATAATTTTTGAAGGAAGAAAACCTAATCAAGAAATTTATATTAATAATAAATATGAGAAAAAAACATTAATAGAAGTAAGCAAAATAATATTTAAAGATTTAGATCAAATTGCTTCAATACTTGATTATAACGAAGATAATGTTTTATATCAAAAAACATGCCATGAAATGAAATTATTTTTTCAAGATCCAGATCTAACTTATTCTGCTCAATTCTTAAAATTTTTAATTAGATCAGGTATCAAAAAAACGGGATTATATTTAGCTAATAAATATCATAAAAAATTTATTGATAAAAATTATTTAAATATAAATCAAAATATTTTAGAAAAAGAAACTATTCGCTCTCATCAAAAAACAAAGAAAATAGAAGAATCGGATATGCTATCTTTTGAACAATATATAAAAAAGTAA
- the metK gene encoding methionine adenosyltransferase encodes MTEYLFTSESVSEGHPDKIADQISDALLDEILKQDLKARVACETYVKTGMVLIGGEITTTAWVDVEEITRNTINNIGYIDSDAGFDANSCAVLSAIGKQSLDINQGVDRINPLEQGAGDQGIIFGYATNETKVLMPAPITYAHLLMKKQSELRKKNILPWLRPDAKSQVTFKYRNGNIIEIDTVVFSTQHRENITQNILKEAIMEEIIKPVLPSKWLTKNTKFFINPTGRFVIGGPMGDCGLTGRKIIVDTYGGMSRHGGGAFSGKDPSKVDRSAAYAARYVAKNIVAAGLADRCEIQLSYAIGIAEPTSIMIDTFRTGRISNSALISLVRNIFDLRPYGLINMLNLLQPIYLKTAAYGHFGREEFPWEQVDKIDELSQ; translated from the coding sequence ATGACTGAATATCTTTTTACATCTGAATCAGTTTCAGAAGGTCATCCAGATAAAATTGCTGATCAAATTTCTGATGCTCTACTTGATGAGATATTAAAACAAGATCTTAAAGCACGTGTTGCTTGTGAAACTTATGTTAAAACAGGCATGGTTTTGATTGGTGGAGAAATCACAACAACTGCATGGGTCGATGTTGAGGAAATTACTCGTAATACTATCAATAATATAGGTTATATTGATTCAGATGCAGGATTTGATGCTAATTCATGTGCAGTATTAAGTGCAATTGGAAAGCAATCATTAGATATTAATCAAGGTGTAGATCGGATCAACCCTCTAGAACAAGGAGCTGGAGATCAAGGAATAATATTTGGTTACGCTACTAATGAAACTAAAGTATTAATGCCAGCACCTATTACTTATGCTCATCTTTTGATGAAAAAACAATCTGAATTAAGAAAGAAAAATATTTTACCTTGGCTTAGACCTGATGCTAAAAGTCAGGTCACATTTAAATATAGAAACGGAAATATAATAGAAATAGATACTGTAGTTTTTTCCACACAGCATCGAGAAAATATTACTCAAAATATTTTAAAAGAAGCAATTATGGAAGAAATTATCAAACCAGTACTACCAAGTAAATGGTTAACAAAAAATACAAAATTTTTTATTAATCCTACAGGTAGATTTGTTATAGGGGGTCCTATGGGGGATTGCGGTTTAACAGGGCGGAAAATTATTGTTGATACTTACGGTGGTATGTCTAGACATGGAGGTGGTGCTTTTTCAGGAAAAGATCCTTCAAAAGTAGACCGTTCTGCAGCATATGCAGCTAGATATGTAGCTAAAAATATTGTTGCTGCTGGTTTGGCTGATCGTTGTGAAATTCAACTGTCTTATGCGATCGGAATTGCAGAACCAACTTCTATCATGATCGATACTTTTAGAACTGGAAGAATAAGTAATAGCGCTCTGATTAGTTTAGTTCGTAATATTTTTGATTTGCGTCCATATGGATTGATTAATATGCTAAATCTACTTCAACCTATTTATCTTAAAACAGCTGCTTATGGACATTTTGGTAGAGAAGAATTTCCATGGGAACAAGTGGATAAAATAGACGAATTATCTCAATAA
- a CDS encoding endonuclease translates to MFFLSSNKKNNFRKNTIHNFYQAKLVAIKIHKNAPGSFYCGCKIIWKQKKGIPNLFSCGYKIRKDKNRATRIEWEHVVPAWQFGHQKKCWKKGGRKKCVKDRIYKNIESDLHNLQPAIGEINGDRSNFMYSQLNNKVSSYGQCNMKIDFKKKLVEPPERARGAIARTYFYMSEKYHIVLSREQNTLFKIWDKIFPVTNWECEREKLIFNVQGHHNNYVYKKCNKK, encoded by the coding sequence ATTTTTTTTTTATCCTCAAATAAAAAAAATAATTTCCGAAAAAATACTATACACAATTTCTATCAAGCAAAACTCGTAGCAATTAAAATTCACAAAAATGCTCCTGGTTCATTTTATTGTGGATGTAAAATTATTTGGAAGCAAAAAAAAGGAATCCCTAATTTATTTTCATGTGGGTATAAAATTAGAAAAGATAAAAATCGTGCTACAAGAATTGAATGGGAACATGTAGTACCAGCATGGCAGTTTGGTCATCAAAAAAAATGTTGGAAAAAAGGAGGGCGTAAAAAATGTGTTAAAGATCGTATATATAAAAATATTGAATCTGATCTTCACAATTTACAACCTGCTATTGGAGAAATAAATGGAGACCGTTCTAATTTTATGTATAGTCAATTAAATAATAAGGTTTCATCATACGGACAATGTAATATGAAAATAGATTTTAAGAAAAAACTAGTAGAGCCACCTGAAAGAGCTCGAGGTGCCATAGCTAGAACTTATTTTTATATGAGTGAAAAATATCATATTGTTTTATCTAGAGAACAAAATACATTATTTAAAATATGGGATAAAATTTTTCCTGTCACTAACTGGGAATGTGAAAGAGAAAAATTGATATTTAATGTACAAGGTCATCATAATAATTACGTTTATAAAAAGTGCAACAAAAAATAA
- a CDS encoding 16S rRNA (uracil(1498)-N(3))-methyltransferase yields the protein MYKVIIIITFIKSATKNKNMKKNIRRIYIKDNFVVNKVFCLSKDNTHYIRKVLRMKVQDILEIFNNTNYIFLAEIIFISKEKIKLKIFHCEFKNVESPLHIHLGQVISKNDKMDFTIQKSVEMGVNIITPLFSENCNIKKKNINFFNKIKRWEKIALSACQQCNRNILPKIKNPQDVFSWCQKKNKNDIRIILDPKSILTLNELPKSIQRIQILIGSEGGFSEKEIQKIIQYEFIAIKFGPRILRTETASVAVISALQMKFGDLLK from the coding sequence ATGTACAAGGTCATCATAATAATTACGTTTATAAAAAGTGCAACAAAAAATAAAAATATGAAAAAAAATATCAGACGTATTTATATTAAAGATAACTTTGTTGTTAATAAAGTTTTTTGTTTATCAAAAGATAATACGCATTATATTAGAAAAGTTTTAAGAATGAAAGTACAAGATATATTAGAAATATTTAACAATACTAACTATATTTTTCTTGCTGAGATTATATTTATTTCTAAAGAAAAAATTAAACTTAAAATATTCCATTGTGAATTTAAAAACGTCGAATCTCCTCTTCATATTCATTTAGGACAAGTTATCTCTAAAAATGATAAAATGGACTTTACCATTCAAAAATCAGTTGAAATGGGCGTAAATATTATTACTCCGTTGTTTTCTGAAAATTGTAATATTAAAAAAAAAAATATAAACTTTTTTAATAAGATAAAGCGTTGGGAAAAAATAGCTCTTTCTGCATGTCAACAATGCAATCGCAATATTCTCCCTAAAATCAAAAACCCTCAAGATGTTTTTTCATGGTGTCAAAAAAAAAACAAAAATGATATTAGAATTATCTTAGATCCAAAATCAATATTAACATTAAATGAATTACCAAAATCTATACAGCGTATTCAAATACTAATTGGATCTGAAGGAGGTTTTTCAGAAAAAGAAATTCAAAAAATTATTCAATATGAATTTATTGCTATTAAATTCGGACCTAGAATTTTAAGAACAGAAACGGCTTCTGTTGCAGTAATTAGTGCATTGCAAATGAAATTCGGTGATTTATTAAAATAA
- a CDS encoding 5-formyltetrahydrofolate cyclo-ligase: MLKKTLKKRENIRRDMRILRKSLTTLQRYNESIKIFITSCNFSLFYNSTKIALFLPFDGEINTYPLILNLWKNKKKVFLPVIHSFNKKKMLFVRFFSNSILYRNKYKILEPFFKSKDIIPICDLDVIIVPLVAFDKTGSRLGMGGGFYDSFLANWQTKNFIPMGFAYNFQLVDNLPKQYWDVSLPIVLTPNKIWIF, from the coding sequence ATGCTTAAAAAAACCCTTAAAAAAAGAGAGAATATTCGTAGAGATATGCGTATTTTACGTAAATCCTTAACTACTTTACAAAGATATAATGAATCTATAAAAATTTTCATAACGTCTTGTAATTTTAGTTTGTTTTATAATTCTACAAAAATAGCTCTTTTTTTGCCATTTGATGGAGAAATTAATACCTATCCTTTAATTTTAAATTTATGGAAAAATAAAAAAAAAGTTTTTCTTCCTGTAATACATTCTTTCAATAAAAAAAAAATGTTATTTGTTCGTTTTTTTTCCAATTCCATCTTATATAGAAATAAATATAAAATATTAGAACCATTTTTTAAATCTAAAGATATTATTCCAATATGTGATTTAGATGTAATAATAGTACCATTAGTTGCTTTTGATAAAACCGGTTCTAGATTAGGAATGGGCGGGGGTTTTTATGATTCTTTTTTAGCAAACTGGCAAACAAAAAATTTTATCCCCATGGGTTTTGCTTATAATTTTCAATTAGTTGATAATTTACCTAAACAGTATTGGGATGTGTCTTTACCTATTGTTTTAACGCCAAACAAAATATGGATTTTTTAA
- the rpiA gene encoding ribose-5-phosphate isomerase RpiA has protein sequence MNLNKFKKQAAWAALDYIYPGTIIGVGTGTTICYFIEALSTKKDLIYGAVSSSNSSTLLLQKQGIEVFNLKNFSSLTIYIDSADEINNHMQMIKGGGAALTREKIIAAMAKQFICIVDKSKIVNVLGNFPLPIEIIPMALSYVSKEIIKMGGNPKYRKNVITDNGNIIIDVYDMFITDPLSMEKKINSLPGVVTVGLFASRSADIVLIGTQQGIKTIKKQ, from the coding sequence ATGAATTTAAATAAATTTAAAAAACAAGCAGCATGGGCTGCACTAGATTATATTTATCCTGGTACTATTATTGGAGTAGGAACAGGTACTACTATTTGTTACTTTATTGAAGCGTTAAGTACAAAAAAAGATTTAATATACGGGGCAGTATCTAGTTCTAATTCTTCTACTCTATTATTACAAAAACAAGGAATAGAAGTATTTAATTTAAAAAATTTTAGTTCGCTAACTATTTATATTGATAGTGCAGATGAAATCAATAATCATATGCAAATGATAAAAGGCGGAGGGGCCGCTTTAACAAGAGAAAAAATTATTGCTGCAATGGCAAAGCAATTTATTTGTATTGTAGATAAATCCAAAATAGTAAATGTTTTAGGAAATTTTCCGCTGCCAATTGAAATTATTCCCATGGCTCTTTCTTATGTTTCAAAAGAAATAATAAAAATGGGAGGTAATCCAAAATATCGAAAAAATGTTATTACAGATAATGGTAATATCATTATAGACGTATATGATATGTTTATCACAGATCCTTTATCAATGGAAAAAAAAATTAATTCATTACCGGGAGTTGTTACAGTAGGTTTATTTGCTTCTAGAAGTGCTGATATTGTTTTAATTGGTACACAGCAAGGAATAAAAACTATTAAAAAACAATAA
- the glnS gene encoding glutamine--tRNA ligase yields the protein MNNTIKNNNNFICQIINKDFKKNKKLSFYTRFPPEPNGYLHIGHAKSICLNFELAKIYNGRCNLRFDDTNPLKENIKYIQAIEDDINWLGYQWNGNIHYTSEYFPKLYEYAKELIKKGLAYVDQSTKEQIREYRGTLNTPGKNSPYRNRTIEENMELFKKMKKGEFSEGEACLRAKIDMNSSFIIMRDPVLYRIIFTEHHQTRKKWCIYPMYDFAHCLSDSIEGITHSLCTLEFQDNKCLYNWILQNTSVKNHPKQYEFSRLNLEFAILSKRKLKVLIEKKIIQGWNDPRIPTLSGLKRKGYTPSSIKEFCQKIGITKQNNLIEFSMLEHCIRKELNQTAVRTMAVLEPIKIILYNLEKNHKEIFIVPNHPNNPELGTHKIIFTKIIYIERSDFKEKYDQKYKRLKLGEEVRLRYAYIIKAEKIEKDEYNNIISIICYCDLNTLGKKPKNKKNPAVIHWISVQNTLPAEFRLYDQLFNIKNPEEKKDFLSYINSESLIKKQGFIEKQIGINIQKNIEKDNKISFFQFERIGYFCIDYLDSKKENLIFNRTVSLRDPWNLKNKFK from the coding sequence ATGAATAATACAATAAAAAATAATAATAATTTTATTTGTCAAATTATTAATAAAGATTTTAAAAAAAATAAAAAATTATCTTTTTATACTCGTTTTCCACCCGAACCTAATGGATATCTTCACATCGGTCATGCTAAATCTATATGTTTAAATTTTGAACTTGCAAAAATATATAATGGACGATGTAATCTCAGATTTGATGATACCAATCCACTAAAAGAAAATATTAAATATATTCAAGCCATTGAGGATGATATTAATTGGTTAGGCTATCAATGGAATGGTAATATTCATTATACTTCTGAATATTTCCCCAAACTATATGAATATGCAAAAGAGTTAATTAAAAAAGGTCTTGCCTATGTAGATCAATCAACAAAAGAGCAAATACGTGAATATAGAGGAACTTTAAATACTCCAGGGAAAAATAGCCCATATAGAAATAGAACTATTGAAGAAAATATGGAACTATTTAAAAAAATGAAAAAAGGAGAGTTTTCTGAAGGAGAAGCGTGTTTGCGTGCTAAAATAGATATGAATTCTTCTTTTATAATTATGCGTGATCCTGTTTTATATAGAATTATTTTTACTGAACATCATCAAACTAGAAAAAAATGGTGCATATATCCTATGTATGATTTTGCGCATTGTCTTTCTGATTCAATTGAAGGTATTACTCATTCATTGTGCACATTAGAATTTCAAGATAATAAGTGTTTATATAACTGGATATTACAAAATACTAGTGTTAAAAATCATCCCAAGCAATATGAATTTTCTAGATTAAATTTAGAATTTGCAATATTATCTAAAAGAAAACTAAAAGTATTAATTGAAAAAAAAATTATACAAGGATGGAATGATCCTCGTATACCAACCCTTTCTGGTTTAAAAAGAAAAGGATACACACCATCTTCAATTAAAGAATTTTGTCAAAAAATAGGTATTACCAAACAAAACAATTTAATAGAATTTTCTATGCTAGAACATTGTATTCGAAAAGAATTAAACCAAACTGCCGTACGTACTATGGCGGTATTAGAACCTATTAAAATCATTTTATATAATTTAGAAAAAAATCATAAAGAAATATTTATAGTTCCAAACCATCCTAATAATCCAGAATTAGGTACTCATAAAATTATTTTTACCAAAATTATATATATTGAACGTTCAGATTTTAAAGAAAAATATGATCAAAAATACAAAAGATTAAAACTTGGAGAAGAAGTACGTCTAAGATATGCATACATAATAAAAGCAGAAAAAATAGAAAAAGATGAATATAATAATATTATTAGTATAATATGTTATTGTGATTTAAATACTTTAGGAAAAAAGCCTAAAAATAAAAAAAATCCTGCAGTAATACACTGGATTTCAGTACAAAATACACTTCCAGCAGAATTTAGATTATATGATCAGTTATTCAACATAAAAAATCCGGAAGAAAAAAAAGATTTTTTATCTTATATCAATTCAGAATCACTTATAAAAAAACAAGGTTTTATTGAAAAACAAATAGGGATAAATATACAAAAAAATATAGAAAAAGATAATAAAATATCATTTTTTCAATTTGAAAGAATCGGTTATTTTTGTATAGATTATCTAGATTCTAAAAAAGAAAACTTAATATTCAATCGAACTGTTAGTTTACGTGATCCATGGAATTTAAAAAATAAATTCAAATAA